From Rutidosis leptorrhynchoides isolate AG116_Rl617_1_P2 chromosome 3, CSIRO_AGI_Rlap_v1, whole genome shotgun sequence, a single genomic window includes:
- the LOC139901873 gene encoding uncharacterized protein — MNKLSRFLDLLKSPFKILSQNGKLMAITSTIYLIIYSLSFILYTKSTNPIIFDSIIKIMTLMSTPPGTPEYTKLMVAIREDIGIFLAILLAYFVFYFFVVLFAQTTVIIISSCYYNDTTISSFKDLKFKVSKTWTRPFVTSFYIQLLASGYTSFFFLPLLVPILVLFDHRIILIAFLIIFYLVFITFYFYLSVVWSLAVVVSIVEDTYGLLALGKARELVKNNRLNGFLLNILFALLMLIITIVGSKLSPAMPIVVGVVQFFLIGVISLFLFMTYSAFYYQCKNGLMESRGLEYNKIPSALVLDENLP; from the coding sequence ATGAACAAGCTTTCTCGTTTTCTTGATCTCCTAAAATCACCATTCAAGATTCTTTCACAAAATGGTAAGCTTATGGCCATAACATCCACCATCTATCTCATTATCTACTCTTTATCCTTCATCTTATACACTAAATCTACTAATCCCATAATATTCGATTCGATCATCAAGATTATGACCTTAATGTCTACACCACCCGGTACACCCGAGTACACTAAACTCATGGTTGCCATTCGTGAAGATATCGGCATCTTTTTAGCAATACTACTTGCATATTTTGTTTTCTACTTTTTCGTTGTGCTTTTCGCCCAAACCACCgttattatcatttcatcatgctaCTATAATGATACTACTATTTCATCTTTTAAAGATCTTAAGTTTAAAGTATCAAAAACTTGGACTAGACCATTTGTTACATCTTTCTATATCCAACTTCTTGCTAGTGGCTATACAAGTTTCTTCTTTTTGCCTTTATTGGTTCCAATACTTGTACTTTTCGACCATCGAATCATTCTAATCGCATTTTTGatcatcttttatcttgttttcaTCACGTTTTACTTTTATTTATCGGTCGTTTGGAGTTTGGCTGTCGTTGTTTCTATAGTTGAGGATACTTATGGGCTTTTAGCACTAGGTAAAGCTAGAGAGCTTGTGAAGAACAATAGGTTAAATGGGTTCCTACTGAATATTCTTTTCGCTCTTTTGATGTTGATTATTACTATAGTTGGATCGAAACTATCACCTGCTATGCCGATCGTTGTTGGGGTTGTTCAATTTTTTCTCATTGGAGTAATTAGCTTGTTTTTATTCATGACATACAGTGCATTCTATTATCAGTGCAAGAATGGCTTGATGGAATCAAGGGGTTTGGAATATAACAAGATACCAAGTGCACTTGTTCTTGATGAAAATTTACCATAG
- the LOC139898303 gene encoding protease Do-like 7 — protein sequence MDNSLKENSHASAEDWKTALKKVVPAVVVIRMTTCRSFDTESASSGSATGFIVDKKCGIILTNRHVVQPGPVVAEAMFVNREEIPIYPIYRDPVHDFGFFRYDPAAIKFLNYDEIPLAPEAACVGLEIRVVGNDSGEKISILSSTLARLDRDAPHYKGDGYNDFNTFYIQAASGTKGGSSGSPVIDCQGRAVALNAGGKSSSSSAFYYPLQRVVRALNLLQKGRDSCHDKWEAVVIPRGTLQATFVHKGFDEIRRLGLQNETEQVVRDASPLTETGMLVVDSVVPGGPAFKHLKAGDVLVRMNGQVITQFLKMETTLDDSVGDNVELEFERRGTPFSVHLLVQDLHSITPNYFLEVSGAVIHPLSYQQARNFRLECGLVYVSDRGHMFYRAGVPWHAIITKFAGVNISRLEDFIDALSKLSRGARVPLEYIDYNDRHRKKSVLITMDRHEWYAPPQIYTRDDTSGIWIRNLALPLTSQLMTNLVTDETHADVESDNGTTVSKDLSANGIVINDLYDQIPPKHTVVSDDHCTTSANFVNASVAEHVIEPSLVSFDVYVPSSCMLDGIHAHRFNGTGVIIYHSKLLGLVAVDRNTVVISSSDVILSFSAFPIEVPGEVVFLHPVYNYAIIAYDPSALGPTGASLVRAAELLPEPALRRGEKVYLVGLHSSLQVESMKSVVTNPCLAVNCSSADSPRYRATNMEVIDLDNDFGSSFAGVLTDKHGRVKALWASFSIQVRKSAQEFVGGIPIHSISRVLNKIISKSKSTRPILGLNGIRKKMPLIRVLEVELFPILLSKARTFGLSDNWIQALVNKDPVRHQVLQVKGCLAGSKAENLLEEGDMVLAIDKKPVTCFNDIDDACNSLDIMSDDDIDDKLALTIFRQGREIEIYVGTDIRDGNGTTRVISWCGCYVQDPHPEVRALGFLPKEGHGVYVSRWSQGSPVYRYGLYSDKWIVEVNGNPTPNLDAFVNVTKEIEDGEFVHVRTVELNGKPKVVTLKQDLHYWPTWELRCDPETSIWHRNTIKSL from the exons ATGGATAATTCATTGAAAGAGAACAGCCATGCGAGTGCAGAAGATTGGAAAACAGCACTTAAAAAAGTAGTTCCGGCGGTGGTGGTCATCCGTATGACCACGTGTCGATCTTTTGATACTGAATCGGCGAGTTCAGGTTCAGCTACGGGGTTTATAGTTGATAAGAAGTGTGGAATTATATTGACTAATCGCCATGTTGTTCAACCAG GTCCCGTGGTAGCAGAAGCTATGTTTGTGAATCGTGAAGAGATTCCGATTTATCCAATTTACAGAGACCCT GTTCACGATTTTGGATTCTTTCGCTATGATCCTGCTGCAATTAAGTTTCTGAACTATGACGAGATTCCTCTTGCTCCTGAGGCTGCTTGTGTTGGTTTGGAAATTAGAGTTGTCGGAAACGATAGTGGAGAGAAg ATCTCGATTTTGTCTAGTACCCTTGCTCGTCTTGATAGGGATGCTCCACATTATAAAGG GGATGGCTACAATGATTTCAATACATTCTATATTCAG GCAGCTTCGGGTACGAAAGGTGGTTCAAGTGGGTCCCCGGTCATTGATTGTCAAGGAAGGGCAGTTGCATTAAATGCTGGCGGCAAGTCGTCTAGCTCTTCTGCATTTTATTATCCCTTACAACGA GTAGTGAGGGCTTTAAATTTGTTACAAAAGGGAAGAGATTCTTGTCATGATAAGTGGGAGGCTGTCGTAATACCTCGTGGGACCCTCCAG GCAACGTTTGTGCACAAAGGATTTGATGAAATCCGCCGGCTTGGTTTACAAAATGAAACAGAGCAG GTTGTTCGTGATGCATCTCCGTTAACCGAAACTGGGATGCTTGTCGTGGATTCTGTC GTGCCAGGTGGCCCTGCTTTTAAACATTTGAAGGCAGGTGACGTACTTGTTCGCATGAATGGTCAG GTGATAACTCAATTTCTGAAGATGGAGACTACACTCGATGATAGTGTGGGTGATAATGTGGAGTTGGAGTTTGAAAGACGGGGCACGCCTTTTAGTGTTCACTTGCTG GTTCAGGATTTACACTCGATAACTCCAAACTACTTCCTAGAAGTTAGTGGAGCAGTTATACATCCTCTCTCCTACCAACAG GCTAGGAACTTTCGTTTAGAATGTGGTCTTGTATATGTGTCAGACCGTGG TCACATGTTTTATCGAGCGGGGGTCCCATGGCATGCCATTATCACAAAATTTGCTGGTGTAAACATTTCACGTCTTGAAGACTTCATCGATGCTCTATCTAAACTCTCTAGAGGAGCTAGAGTCCCACTCGAATACATAGATTACAACGATCGCCATAGGAAGAAG TCTGTCCTGATTACTATGGATCGTCATGAGTGGTATGCTCCCCCTCAGATATATACTCGTGACGACACTTCTGGAATTTGGATACGAAACCTAGCTTTGCCTCTTACTTCCCAACTAATGACTAATCTTGTTACTGACGAAACACATGCTGATGTGGAATCTGACAATGGAACCACAGTTTCTAAAGATCTATCCGCTAATGGAATTGTGATTAATGACCTATATGATCAAATACCTCCAAAACACACAGTTGTGTCTGATGATCATTGTACAACATCAGCAAACTTTGTTAATGCTTCTGTTGCTGAGCATGTAATTGAGCCCAGTCTTGTCTCGTTTGAC GTTTATGTGCCATCGTCATGTATGCTTGATGGTATCCATGCACACCGTTTTAATGGAACGGGCGTGATTATATATCATTCAAAACTACTAGGGTTGGTTGCAGTTGACAGGAATACGGTTGTTATATCATCATCTGATGTCATCCTTTCTTTTTCTGCCTTTCCAATTGAAGTTCCTGGAGAG GTGGTTTTTCTTCATCCTGTTTATAACTACGCGATAATTGCATACGACCCATCTGCATTAGGACCGACCGGTGCCTCACTAGTGCGTGCTGCTGAACTTCTTCCTG AACCTGCATTGCGCCGTGGAGAAAAGGTGTATCTAGTTGGATTACATAGCAGTTTACAAGTAGAATCAATGAAATCAGTTGTTACGAACCCATGTTTGGCAGTAAACTGCAGCTCAGCTGATTCTCCGCGTTATAGAGCAACCAACATGGAAGTGATTGACCTTGACAATG ACTTTGGTAGCAGTTTTGCAGGGGTGCTAACTGATAAACATGGTAGAGTTAAAGCTTTATGGGCGAGCTTCTCAATACAG GTCAGAAAGTCAGCTCAAGAATTTGTGGGAGGTATCCCTATACATTCGATCAGCCGAGTCCTTAACAAAATTatatcaaagtcaaagtcaacaagacCAATCCTTGGTTTAAATGGTATCAGAAAAAAGATGCCTCTTATTAGGGTTTTAGAGGTTGAGTTATTTCCTATTTTACTTTCCAAGGCCCGAACTTTTGGTCTCAGCGACAACTGGATTCAA GCTCTTGTAAACAAGGACCCTGTTAGACATCAAGTTCTACAGGTTAAAGGTTGTTTAGCGGGATCGAAAGCCGAGAATCTCCTTGAAGAAGGTGATATGGTCCTTGCAATTGATAAAAAGCCAGTAACCTGTTTCAACGATATTGATGATGCGTGCAATTCCTTGGATATTATGTCTGATGATGACATAGACGACAAACTTGCTTTGACTATCTTTCGCCAG GGACGTGAAATTGAGATTTATGTGGGAACGGATATAAGAGATGGAAATGGTACGACACGTGTGATTAGTTGGTGCGGATGTTATGTACAAGATCCTCACCCAGAAGTTCGTGCCCTTGGGTTCCTTCCTAAAGAAGGCCATGGTGTTTATGTCTCAAG GTGGTCTCAGGGGAGTCCTGTGTATAGATATGGTTTATATTCTGATAAATGGATTGTGGAAGTTAATGGAAACCCAACTCCCAACTTGGATGCTTTTGTTAATGTCACAAAG gaaattGAAGATGGAGAGTTTGTTCATGTAAGGACTGTCGAATTGAACGGGAAGCCTAAAGTGGTGACGCTGAAACAGGACCTGCACTACTGGCCTACGTGGGAGTTAAGGTGTGATCCTGAAACTTCAATCTGGCATCGAAACACCATCAAATCTTTATGA